The Geothermobacter ehrlichii genome has a segment encoding these proteins:
- a CDS encoding response regulator — translation MAKEHILIIEDEEDLLALVHFNLSREGYRVSAAQTGEEGLELARQRPDLVLLDLMLPGVDGLEVCRRLRQDDATRELPIVMMSARGEEADVVRGLELGADDYVTKPFSIRILLARVAAVLRRRGTAAPQEQEVLVHGELEIHPGRNEVLVAGRPVSLTYTEFRVLHLLASRPGWVFTRGQIVNAVRGEDHAVTDRAVDVQIVGLRRKLGACGGLIETVRGVGYRFREPGQPAG, via the coding sequence ATGGCGAAGGAGCACATTCTGATCATCGAGGACGAGGAAGACCTTCTCGCCCTGGTCCATTTCAACCTGTCCCGCGAGGGTTACCGGGTCAGCGCGGCCCAGACCGGGGAGGAAGGGCTGGAGCTGGCCCGGCAGCGGCCGGACCTGGTGCTGCTCGACCTGATGCTGCCGGGAGTCGACGGTCTCGAGGTCTGCCGCCGGTTGCGGCAGGACGACGCGACGCGCGAGCTGCCGATCGTCATGATGAGTGCCCGGGGCGAGGAGGCGGACGTTGTCAGGGGGCTGGAACTCGGCGCCGACGACTATGTCACCAAACCCTTCAGCATCCGGATTCTGCTGGCCAGGGTGGCGGCCGTGCTGCGCCGGCGTGGTACCGCCGCTCCGCAGGAACAGGAAGTCCTGGTGCACGGCGAGCTGGAGATCCATCCCGGCAGAAACGAGGTGCTGGTCGCCGGCCGGCCGGTTTCGCTGACCTACACCGAGTTCCGGGTGCTGCACCTTCTCGCCAGCCGTCCCGGCTGGGTCTTCACCCGCGGTCAGATCGTCAATGCCGTACGCGGTGAGGACCACGCCGTCACCGACCGGGCCGTCGACGTGCAGATCGTCGGTCTGCGCCGAAAGCTCGGAGCCTGTGGCGGCCTGATCGAGACGGTGCGCGGCGTCGGCTACCGCTTCCGGGAACCGGGCCAGCCGGCAGGATAG
- a CDS encoding sensor histidine kinase, with product MAARRLLWTLFPAFLLVILLSLAGGTWYASRVLRRFHLEQTAATLLARARLVDYQLAGRIDRIERLWIDHLCKELGRRSGSRVTVVLADGTVLGDSDEDPGRMDNHGTRPEILSALSGRVGRSMRFSHTIGQTMLYVAIPVARQEKIVGVVRVAVPMTAVNETLAGMRWQILTGGLVVALLAALISLQVARRLSRPLEVMKAAAHSFADGDLSRRIPGQGTVEMQTLAESMNRMAEQLDGRIRMVLEQRNEIEAVLASMVEGVLAVDAEERLLRINRAAIDMLGLSGTGFAGRPLEEVIRRVDLQRFVRRALESERPVEADLVVRGHEDRYLQAHGTRLAGADRKRQGAVVVLNDVTRLRRLERVRRDFVANVSHELKTPITAIKGFVETLESGGVDDPHEVRRFLGIIHRQADRLNAIIDDLLQLSRLEQESGGQRIELAAVAVAPVVRAAVQDCEMQALRAKVKVHCELVENLVARVNPQLLEQAVSNLVDNAVKYSPAGSEVRVRAFGTEDGICIEVADRGCGIAAEHLPRLFERFYRVDKARSRKLGGTGLGLAIVKHIAQVHGGRVGVESAPGEGSRFWIWLPATDATGGRA from the coding sequence ATGGCCGCGCGCAGACTCCTCTGGACGCTTTTTCCCGCCTTTCTGCTGGTCATTCTCCTCTCCCTGGCCGGCGGCACCTGGTATGCCTCCCGGGTGTTGCGCCGGTTCCACCTCGAACAGACGGCGGCCACCCTGCTGGCCCGGGCGCGGCTGGTCGACTACCAGCTGGCCGGCCGGATCGACCGGATCGAGCGCCTGTGGATCGACCATCTCTGCAAGGAGCTGGGCCGCCGTTCTGGCAGCCGTGTCACCGTTGTTCTGGCCGACGGTACCGTGCTTGGCGATTCGGACGAAGATCCGGGGCGCATGGACAACCACGGCACCCGGCCGGAGATCCTTTCGGCCCTGTCCGGGCGGGTCGGCCGGTCGATGCGTTTCAGTCACACCATCGGCCAGACCATGCTCTATGTCGCCATTCCCGTCGCCCGGCAGGAGAAGATCGTTGGCGTGGTCCGGGTGGCGGTGCCGATGACGGCGGTGAACGAAACCCTGGCCGGCATGCGCTGGCAGATTCTGACCGGCGGTCTTGTCGTCGCCCTGCTGGCGGCCCTGATCAGCCTGCAGGTCGCCCGTCGCCTCAGCCGTCCGCTCGAGGTGATGAAGGCGGCGGCGCACAGCTTCGCCGACGGCGACCTGAGCCGGCGCATCCCGGGGCAGGGGACGGTGGAGATGCAGACACTGGCCGAGTCGATGAACCGGATGGCGGAACAGCTCGACGGCCGCATCCGCATGGTCCTGGAGCAGCGCAACGAGATCGAGGCGGTACTCGCCAGCATGGTCGAGGGTGTGCTGGCGGTGGACGCCGAGGAGCGTCTGCTGCGCATCAACCGCGCCGCCATCGACATGCTGGGCCTGTCCGGCACCGGCTTCGCGGGCCGGCCGCTCGAGGAGGTCATCCGCCGGGTCGATCTGCAGCGTTTCGTCCGCCGCGCCCTGGAGAGCGAGCGGCCGGTGGAGGCCGATCTGGTCGTGCGCGGCCATGAAGACCGTTACCTGCAGGCGCACGGCACCCGGCTGGCAGGGGCGGATCGCAAGCGCCAGGGGGCGGTGGTGGTGCTCAACGACGTCACCCGGCTGCGGCGGCTGGAGAGAGTCCGCCGCGATTTCGTCGCCAATGTCTCGCACGAGCTGAAGACGCCGATCACCGCCATCAAGGGATTCGTCGAGACCCTGGAGAGCGGCGGGGTCGACGACCCGCACGAGGTGCGGCGCTTTCTCGGCATCATTCACCGCCAGGCCGACCGGCTCAACGCCATCATCGACGATCTGCTGCAGCTGTCGCGCCTGGAGCAGGAGTCGGGGGGGCAGAGGATCGAGCTGGCGGCGGTCGCCGTCGCCCCCGTTGTCCGGGCGGCGGTTCAGGATTGCGAAATGCAGGCGCTCCGGGCGAAGGTGAAGGTGCATTGCGAGCTGGTGGAGAACCTGGTCGCCCGCGTCAATCCGCAGCTACTCGAACAGGCGGTGTCCAACCTGGTCGACAACGCGGTCAAGTACAGCCCGGCCGGAAGCGAGGTGCGGGTACGGGCCTTCGGCACCGAAGACGGCATTTGCATCGAGGTGGCGGACCGGGGCTGCGGCATCGCCGCCGAACATCTGCCGCGCCTGTTCGAGCGCTTCTATCGGGTGGACAAGGCGCGCAGCCGCAAGCTGGGCGGCACCGGCCTGGGGCTGGCCATCGTCAAGCATATCGCCCAGGTGCACGGCGGCCGGGTCGGGGTCGAGAGTGCACCCGGCGAGGGGAGCCGTTTCTGGATCTGGCTGCCCGCGACCGATGCCACCGGCGGTCGCGCCTGA
- the aroC gene encoding chorismate synthase: MSSSFGTLFRVSTFGESHGIGVGAVVDGCPPNLELSEADIQPQLDRRRPGQSDLTTPRQEADRVAILSGVENGLTLGTPIGLLVRNKDQRPGDYGEMSQVPRPSHADYTYQVKYGIRASSGGGRSSARETIGRVAAGAIAEKVLRQFWGVEIVAWVSSIGSVRCGEVDVETLDRRQVDAHITRCPDPEAAERMAETVREVRDAADSIGGVVSCVCRNVPAGWGEPVFDKLEAELARAMLSLPATKGFEIGSGFAGTELLGSQHNDPFVARQGRLGTLTNHAGGVLGGISSGEPLLFRVAFKPVATIGKSQRTVDFAGKSATLEAKGRHDPCVVPRAVPIVETMAALVLVDAALRQQARQL, from the coding sequence ATGTCCAGCAGTTTCGGGACCCTCTTTCGGGTCAGCACCTTCGGAGAATCCCACGGCATCGGTGTTGGCGCCGTTGTCGACGGCTGTCCCCCCAATCTCGAACTGAGCGAGGCCGACATCCAGCCGCAGCTCGACCGGCGGCGTCCCGGTCAGTCCGATCTGACCACGCCGCGCCAGGAGGCGGACCGGGTGGCGATCCTCTCCGGGGTGGAAAACGGCCTGACTCTCGGTACGCCCATCGGCCTGCTGGTGCGCAACAAGGATCAGCGCCCCGGCGATTACGGCGAGATGAGTCAGGTGCCGCGCCCCTCGCACGCCGACTACACCTACCAGGTGAAATACGGCATCCGCGCATCCAGCGGCGGTGGCCGGTCCAGCGCCCGCGAGACCATCGGCCGGGTGGCGGCCGGGGCGATTGCGGAAAAGGTTCTCCGCCAGTTCTGGGGGGTGGAGATCGTCGCCTGGGTCAGCAGCATCGGCAGTGTGCGCTGCGGCGAGGTCGACGTCGAAACCCTGGACCGCCGGCAGGTCGACGCCCACATCACCCGCTGCCCCGACCCGGAGGCGGCCGAGCGTATGGCCGAGACGGTACGCGAGGTGCGCGACGCCGCCGACTCGATCGGCGGGGTGGTCTCCTGCGTCTGTCGCAACGTCCCCGCCGGCTGGGGAGAGCCGGTGTTCGACAAGCTCGAGGCGGAGCTGGCCCGGGCGATGCTGTCGCTGCCGGCGACCAAGGGCTTCGAGATCGGCTCCGGTTTCGCCGGCACCGAACTGCTTGGCTCGCAACACAACGATCCTTTCGTCGCCCGTCAGGGGCGTCTCGGGACGCTCACCAATCACGCCGGCGGAGTGCTGGGAGGAATCTCCAGCGGCGAACCGCTGCTCTTCCGTGTCGCCTTCAAGCCGGTGGCGACCATCGGCAAGAGCCAGCGGACCGTCGATTTCGCCGGCAAGTCGGCCACGCTTGAGGCCAAGGGGCGCCACGACCCCTGCGTGGTGCCGCGCGCCGTGCCCATCGTCGAGACCATGGCGGCGCTGGTGCTGGTCGATGCCGCCCTGCGCCAGCAGGCGCGGCAGCTGTAG
- a CDS encoding SDR family oxidoreductase, with protein MAETILITGASRGIGYELARRFAGMGWQVLACCRNLGQADELQQLAQKCPRVEPQDLDVTDQAGIDSLAHRLAGRAIDILFHNAGLFGSREQLFGATDVEDWLQVFRVNVIAPQKLTEALVDNVARSRRRIIAVMGSQLGSLTDNLSGGWPIYRSSKAAVHMVVRTLACDLKERGVVVVAFHPGWVRTRMGGPEAPLEPAESAAGLARQLLALEPGDTGSLIHQDGRRLPW; from the coding sequence ATGGCCGAGACCATTCTGATCACCGGTGCCAGCCGCGGCATCGGCTACGAGCTGGCGCGCCGGTTTGCCGGGATGGGCTGGCAGGTGCTGGCCTGCTGCCGCAACCTCGGGCAGGCGGACGAGCTGCAACAGCTGGCGCAAAAATGCCCGCGGGTCGAACCGCAGGATCTGGATGTCACCGACCAGGCCGGCATCGACAGCCTGGCGCATCGGCTCGCCGGGCGAGCCATCGACATCCTGTTTCACAATGCCGGCCTGTTCGGATCGCGTGAGCAGCTTTTTGGTGCCACCGATGTTGAGGACTGGCTCCAGGTCTTTCGGGTCAACGTCATCGCGCCACAGAAGCTGACCGAGGCTTTGGTCGACAACGTTGCCCGATCGAGGCGCCGCATCATCGCCGTCATGGGCAGCCAGCTCGGCAGCCTGACCGACAATCTCAGCGGCGGCTGGCCCATCTACCGCAGCAGCAAGGCCGCCGTCCACATGGTGGTGCGTACGCTGGCCTGCGACCTGAAAGAGCGCGGCGTCGTCGTGGTGGCCTTTCACCCCGGCTGGGTGCGTACCCGTATGGGCGGGCCCGAGGCACCGCTGGAGCCGGCGGAGTCGGCCGCCGGCCTTGCCCGGCAACTGCTCGCCCTGGAACCCGGGGATACGGGCAGCCTGATTCACCAGGATGGCCGCCGTCTCCCCTGGTAG
- a CDS encoding type IV pilus twitching motility protein PilT, translating to MAKIDALFKILRDRGGSDLHISPQNPPLMRVSGELQPVVNQVLTSQHCKALLYEIMSDAQRKSFEQDHDLDFAYEVPPLKARFRANIFRGRLGTSGVFRIIPTEILSAEQLGLPEVVLRFTEHKKGLVLVTGPTGSGKSTTLAAMIDHVNRTRAEHILTIEDPIEFVHISQKSLVNQREVGHHTLSFAAALKAALREDPDIILVGEMRDLETIELAITAAETGHLVFGTLHTSSAAKTVDRIINVFPTNQQEQIRTMLAESLKGVIAQQLPRTVDGKRCAAMEILSVTPAVANLIREGKTFQIPSIIQTGRNEGMQLMDQALQELLQKKRISAEEAYRFALNKAQFAPLLKEAKP from the coding sequence ATGGCGAAAATTGACGCACTGTTCAAAATCCTGCGCGACCGGGGTGGCTCCGACCTGCACATCTCGCCGCAGAATCCCCCCCTGATGCGGGTCAGCGGCGAGCTGCAGCCGGTGGTCAACCAGGTCCTGACCAGCCAGCATTGCAAGGCGCTGCTCTACGAAATCATGAGCGATGCGCAACGCAAAAGTTTCGAACAGGACCACGACCTCGACTTCGCCTACGAGGTTCCCCCCCTCAAGGCGCGATTTCGAGCCAACATCTTCCGCGGCCGCCTGGGAACCAGCGGCGTCTTCCGCATCATCCCGACCGAAATCCTCAGCGCCGAACAGCTGGGACTGCCGGAGGTGGTGCTGCGTTTCACCGAGCACAAGAAGGGACTGGTGCTGGTCACCGGACCGACCGGCAGCGGCAAGTCGACCACCCTGGCGGCGATGATCGACCATGTCAACCGCACCCGTGCCGAGCACATCCTCACCATCGAGGACCCGATCGAGTTCGTCCATATCAGCCAGAAGAGCCTGGTGAACCAGCGCGAGGTGGGACACCACACCCTCTCCTTCGCCGCCGCACTCAAGGCGGCGCTGCGCGAAGACCCCGACATCATTCTGGTCGGCGAGATGCGCGATCTCGAAACCATCGAGCTGGCCATCACCGCCGCCGAGACCGGGCACCTGGTCTTCGGCACCCTGCACACCAGCAGCGCCGCCAAGACCGTCGACCGCATCATCAACGTCTTTCCCACCAACCAGCAGGAGCAGATCCGCACCATGCTGGCCGAATCGCTCAAGGGCGTGATCGCCCAGCAGCTGCCGCGCACCGTCGACGGCAAGCGCTGCGCCGCCATGGAGATTCTCAGCGTCACCCCGGCGGTGGCCAACCTGATCCGCGAGGGGAAGACCTTCCAGATTCCGTCGATTATCCAGACCGGCAGGAACGAGGGGATGCAGCTGATGGACCAGGCGCTGCAGGAACTGCTGCAGAAGAAACGCATCAGCGCCGAGGAGGCCTACCGCTTCGCGCTCAACAAGGCGCAGTTCGCGCCCCTGCTCAAGGAGGCTAAACCATGA
- a CDS encoding carbon starvation CstA family protein, producing MLYFFACVAALLLGYVIYGKTVDTVFGPDPNRPTPAHSMADGVDYVEMSPRKIWLIQLLNIAGLGPIFGPILGALYGPSALIWIVIGCIFGGAVHDYFSGMLSLRHEGKSVPDVVGDQLGSFFRQFMRIFSIVLLLLVGVVFVLGPAKLLGNLSGWTAPVWVAVIFAYYFLATILPIQKIIGRIYPLFGAVLIFMAIGLTTALIVKGYHFFPQATLSNIHPKGLPLWPLMFITIACGAISGFHATQSPLMARCVGNEKHGRPLFYGAMIGEGVIALIWATLGMSFYQGADALNAALAKGGPAFVVNDISTTLLGPAGGLLAIIGVVILPISSGDTAFRSARLIIADFLKLPQQQIGKRLLLAIPLFTIGFLISRADFGLIWRYFGWANQTLATVVLWAGAAYLIKQQKSHWIATLPAAFMTAVSVTYLAYAKIGFALSLPIATSLGFAAALVSLLAFLLKFSSKKVEKMVAEN from the coding sequence ATGCTCTACTTTTTCGCTTGCGTCGCAGCACTCTTGCTGGGCTACGTCATCTACGGCAAAACCGTCGATACTGTCTTCGGACCCGACCCGAACCGCCCCACTCCGGCCCACAGCATGGCGGACGGGGTCGACTACGTCGAAATGTCCCCCAGAAAGATCTGGCTCATCCAGTTGCTCAACATCGCGGGCCTTGGCCCGATTTTCGGGCCGATTCTGGGGGCCCTGTACGGGCCGTCGGCGTTGATCTGGATCGTCATCGGCTGCATCTTCGGAGGAGCGGTCCATGATTACTTTTCAGGCATGCTTTCGCTGCGACACGAAGGAAAAAGTGTCCCTGACGTCGTCGGCGACCAGCTCGGCAGTTTCTTCCGCCAGTTCATGCGGATTTTCTCCATCGTCCTGCTACTGCTGGTCGGGGTGGTCTTCGTTCTCGGCCCGGCCAAGTTGCTCGGCAACCTGAGCGGCTGGACGGCCCCTGTCTGGGTGGCGGTCATCTTCGCCTACTATTTCCTGGCCACCATCCTGCCGATCCAGAAAATCATCGGCCGCATCTATCCCCTGTTCGGCGCGGTATTGATCTTCATGGCGATCGGACTGACCACCGCCCTGATCGTCAAGGGTTACCACTTCTTCCCGCAGGCAACCCTGAGCAACATTCATCCCAAAGGATTGCCCCTCTGGCCACTGATGTTCATCACCATCGCCTGCGGCGCCATCAGCGGCTTTCATGCTACCCAATCGCCCCTGATGGCGCGTTGCGTTGGCAACGAAAAACATGGCCGTCCGCTCTTTTATGGCGCCATGATCGGTGAAGGAGTCATCGCCCTGATCTGGGCGACCCTCGGCATGTCCTTCTACCAAGGGGCCGATGCCCTCAATGCCGCCCTGGCCAAGGGAGGCCCCGCCTTCGTCGTCAACGACATCTCCACCACCCTGCTTGGTCCGGCAGGTGGTCTGCTCGCCATCATCGGCGTGGTCATCCTGCCGATATCCTCGGGCGACACCGCCTTCCGCAGCGCACGCCTGATCATCGCTGACTTTCTCAAGCTGCCCCAGCAGCAGATCGGCAAACGCCTGCTGCTGGCGATTCCGCTGTTCACCATCGGCTTTCTGATCTCACGCGCCGACTTCGGCCTGATCTGGCGCTACTTCGGGTGGGCCAACCAGACCCTGGCGACTGTTGTCCTCTGGGCCGGCGCTGCCTACCTGATCAAACAGCAGAAGAGCCACTGGATCGCCACTCTACCAGCCGCTTTCATGACCGCCGTGTCAGTCACCTATCTGGCCTACGCCAAAATCGGCTTTGCTCTGTCTCTGCCGATTGCAACCTCGCTCGGGTTTGCCGCCGCCCTTGTCAGTCTGCTGGCCTTCCTGCTCAAATTCAGCAGCAAGAAGGTCGAGAAAATGGTCGCCGAAAACTGA
- the btsR gene encoding two-component system response regulator BtsR — protein MIRALLVDDEKHAREELVALLEATGEFELLPACANALEALRSIRKFQPQVLFLDIAMPVVDGFALLSMIDSELMPHVVFVTAYDDYALQSFEEKTLDYLLKPVAPERLAKTVGKLKELLGNNAEPRHRLPELKRIPCLKGKRIKLIAPEDIDYVRSDASGIHLHTEDGSFFTELTLRVLARSPQLLQCHKQYLVNIEKIDEISLLEGGLGEILTHGGTRLPVSRRYLRQLKQALGL, from the coding sequence ATGATTCGTGCCCTGCTGGTCGACGATGAAAAACACGCCCGCGAGGAGCTGGTGGCCCTGCTGGAAGCCACGGGGGAATTTGAACTGCTCCCTGCCTGTGCAAACGCCCTGGAGGCGCTGCGCAGTATCCGCAAATTTCAACCGCAGGTCCTGTTTCTCGACATCGCCATGCCAGTCGTCGACGGGTTCGCCCTGCTGAGCATGATCGACAGCGAACTGATGCCGCACGTGGTCTTTGTCACTGCCTATGACGACTACGCCCTGCAGTCGTTCGAGGAAAAGACCCTCGACTACCTGCTCAAACCGGTCGCCCCCGAACGGTTGGCCAAAACCGTGGGCAAGCTCAAGGAGCTGCTCGGCAACAATGCCGAACCTCGCCACCGGCTCCCTGAATTGAAGCGCATTCCCTGCCTGAAAGGAAAGCGGATCAAACTGATCGCCCCCGAAGACATCGACTACGTCCGCTCCGACGCCAGCGGCATCCATCTGCACACAGAGGACGGCTCCTTCTTCACCGAACTGACCCTCAGGGTTCTGGCCCGTTCACCGCAACTACTTCAGTGTCACAAACAGTATCTGGTCAATATCGAAAAAATCGACGAAATCAGCCTGCTTGAGGGCGGCCTTGGCGAAATCCTCACTCATGGCGGAACCAGGCTTCCGGTCAGCCGCCGCTATCTCAGGCAGCTCAAACAGGCGCTCGGGCTCTAA
- a CDS encoding sensor histidine kinase, with amino-acid sequence MPLIIALLQQMSVFVVIAYLFTKSPAFRPLTSEVLPFRQKLLLYLIFSSFSILGTYFGLPVKGAIANTRAIGPVLAGIIGGPGLGLATGLTGGLHRYALGGFTALSCGISTTLEGLIGGLVHRHLTRHNLADKRFSPTVVLATTFAAEALQMIVILLLSRPWQDAYSLVSTIALPMILANSVGAALFISIIRDQKSVRDRIGVISSAKALKIAEKTLDLLSHGFNRRTATQIASVIYQETGVGAVAISDTTKLLAFIGQGADHHLPGDPVQSPLCKTAMQEKRVVFADGHQRRFTCTINKDCPLGSALIVPLMCDEEVVGTIKLYEPKQKLFLNINRALGEGLAHLFSNQLLRSRFQDQKNLLLQSELRLAQAQINPHFLFNALNTIRAIVARDGEQARSLLLHLSTFLRKNLKRTGELASLAEEVTHVQSYLKIEEARFADRLQVSFDIDPALEQLQIPVFTLQPLVENAVKHGIANLLEGGRIAISARLRDDFAEIIVEDNAASYCEEGRQSGIGIALVDKRIRNLYGPSYGVSLNCRPNQWTRACVRLPKPEGQKP; translated from the coding sequence ATGCCTCTGATCATCGCCCTGTTGCAACAGATGTCGGTCTTCGTCGTGATCGCCTATCTGTTTACCAAATCCCCTGCCTTTCGGCCTCTGACCTCGGAAGTCCTTCCATTCCGCCAGAAGCTCTTACTTTATCTCATCTTCTCCAGTTTCTCCATTCTCGGAACCTACTTCGGACTGCCGGTCAAGGGGGCCATTGCCAATACCCGTGCCATAGGACCGGTTCTGGCCGGCATCATCGGCGGTCCAGGACTGGGTCTGGCAACCGGCCTGACCGGGGGCTTGCATCGCTACGCCCTGGGAGGGTTCACGGCCCTCTCCTGCGGCATCTCAACCACCCTCGAGGGGCTGATCGGCGGGCTGGTCCACCGACATCTGACACGGCACAACCTGGCAGACAAACGATTCAGTCCAACAGTCGTCCTGGCCACAACCTTCGCCGCCGAAGCCTTGCAGATGATCGTCATCCTGCTGCTGTCACGCCCCTGGCAGGATGCCTATTCCCTGGTCAGCACCATCGCCCTGCCGATGATACTGGCCAACTCAGTGGGCGCGGCACTGTTCATCAGCATCATTCGCGACCAGAAAAGCGTGCGTGACCGAATAGGCGTCATCTCCAGCGCCAAAGCCCTGAAGATCGCTGAAAAAACCCTGGACCTGCTGAGCCATGGATTCAACCGGCGGACGGCCACCCAGATTGCCAGCGTCATTTACCAGGAGACCGGCGTCGGCGCCGTTGCCATATCCGACACCACCAAGTTGCTGGCCTTCATCGGGCAGGGGGCCGACCACCACCTGCCGGGAGACCCCGTACAGTCGCCACTGTGCAAAACCGCCATGCAGGAAAAGCGAGTCGTCTTCGCCGATGGCCACCAGCGCAGATTCACCTGCACCATCAACAAGGACTGTCCCCTCGGGTCGGCATTGATCGTCCCCTTGATGTGCGACGAGGAAGTGGTCGGCACCATCAAACTCTACGAGCCGAAACAGAAACTCTTCCTCAACATCAACCGGGCCCTGGGTGAGGGGCTTGCCCATCTCTTTTCCAACCAGTTGCTGCGCAGCCGTTTTCAGGACCAGAAAAATCTGTTGCTGCAGTCAGAGCTGCGCCTGGCCCAGGCCCAGATCAACCCGCACTTCCTGTTCAATGCCCTGAATACCATTCGTGCCATCGTGGCCCGCGATGGCGAACAGGCACGCAGCCTGTTGCTGCATCTTTCTACCTTTCTACGCAAAAATCTCAAACGCACCGGTGAACTTGCCAGCCTCGCCGAGGAAGTGACCCATGTGCAGTCCTACCTGAAAATCGAGGAAGCGCGTTTCGCCGACCGGCTGCAGGTCAGTTTCGATATCGACCCGGCACTTGAGCAGCTCCAGATACCCGTCTTCACCCTGCAGCCACTGGTCGAAAACGCCGTCAAGCACGGTATCGCCAACCTGCTGGAGGGAGGACGCATCGCCATCAGCGCCCGGCTGCGGGACGATTTCGCGGAAATCATTGTCGAGGACAATGCCGCCAGCTACTGTGAAGAGGGGAGGCAGAGTGGTATCGGTATCGCCCTGGTCGACAAACGCATCCGCAACCTTTACGGTCCCTCCTACGGGGTCAGCCTCAACTGCCGGCCGAACCAATGGACCAGAGCCTGTGTCAGACTGCCCAAACCGGAAGGACAGAAACCATGA
- a CDS encoding GSU3128 family (seleno)protein translates to MKIRKTFFDFEYSEVLDGKTRELIRVACAVAVHCPDULQKHFAVAKEHGASDEELREAMAYGMMAPGGRAKNFAKAMLRELSPPAGLEEEDELP, encoded by the coding sequence GTGAAAATCCGCAAGACGTTTTTCGATTTCGAATACAGCGAGGTGCTCGACGGCAAGACCCGCGAGCTGATACGGGTTGCCTGTGCGGTGGCTGTGCACTGCCCCGACTGACTGCAGAAGCACTTCGCGGTCGCGAAGGAGCACGGAGCCAGCGACGAGGAGTTGCGCGAAGCCATGGCCTACGGCATGATGGCGCCGGGCGGGCGGGCGAAGAATTTCGCCAAGGCGATGCTGCGTGAGCTGAGTCCGCCGGCAGGGCTGGAAGAGGAGGACGAGCTGCCCTGA
- the tsaA gene encoding tRNA (N6-threonylcarbamoyladenosine(37)-N6)-methyltransferase TrmO has product MQKSRTSSDQLPALQVIARVHSPYREKFATPRQPGLAPAAEGFVELLPPFDREEALRGIEQYSHVWLLFLFDRVPTDRPWQPTVRPPRLGGNRRVGVFATRSPFRPNRIGLSVVKLKGIERRNGRLGLAVTGIDLTDGTPVIDIKPYLPYVDRVTAAEAGVFASPPGQKRKVRFCDQAQKNLADRPDLKELIIQTLALDPRPGYRHGEGSGEFGMCLAGCNIRWREEAAGPLVTEVETDATS; this is encoded by the coding sequence ATGCAGAAGAGTCGGACTTCGTCGGACCAGCTTCCCGCGCTGCAGGTCATCGCGCGGGTCCACTCTCCCTATCGGGAAAAATTCGCCACCCCGCGGCAGCCCGGCCTGGCACCGGCGGCGGAGGGGTTTGTCGAGCTGCTTCCGCCCTTCGACCGCGAGGAGGCCCTGCGCGGCATCGAACAGTACAGCCACGTCTGGCTGCTCTTTCTCTTCGACCGGGTGCCAACCGACAGACCCTGGCAGCCGACGGTACGCCCGCCGCGACTGGGCGGCAACCGGCGGGTCGGCGTCTTCGCCACCCGATCGCCCTTCCGGCCGAACCGGATCGGCCTGTCGGTGGTGAAACTGAAGGGCATCGAACGGCGCAACGGCCGGCTCGGCCTGGCGGTCACCGGGATCGACCTGACCGACGGCACCCCGGTGATCGACATCAAGCCCTACCTGCCCTACGTCGACCGGGTCACGGCGGCGGAAGCGGGCGTTTTCGCCAGTCCGCCGGGGCAAAAAAGAAAGGTCCGCTTCTGCGACCAGGCCCAGAAGAACCTGGCCGACAGACCGGACCTGAAGGAACTGATCATCCAGACCCTGGCTCTCGATCCCCGTCCCGGCTACCGTCACGGCGAGGGAAGCGGCGAATTCGGCATGTGCCTGGCGGGCTGCAACATCCGCTGGCGGGAAGAGGCGGCGGGACCGCTGGTGACCGAAGTCGAAACGGACGCCACCTCCTGA